The following nucleotide sequence is from Wenzhouxiangella sp. XN24.
CGCCGACAATTGCACGCAGAGCGACCCACTTCACAGGACTGGATGAAAGATTCCACGCCACGTAGATACAATAAAGTATCAGTGGCGCGACCGCGGCCACTACGATCAATGGCGTTTTTTTGGAGCTCACCGGCCTGTCCGCAGCGAATACGCAGGGTATACGCCGTCGTGTCGCCGAGTCAGAAATTCAGAGCGAAAGTTCTGGATTATTTTGACCCGAACAGGTTCCGCAATGTAGGGGGAGTCGAGGTCGGCCCGCCGTAGCGTTGCCTCTAGCAATTTTGCTCCGCGCGCGGTTCTGCCGATCGTTTTCGCCGCTAGGCGTAGTCTCTGTGGCAGGAGCCGCGTTGCCCCAACCCCTCTCATTACGGTGAACTTAATCAAGGATATTTGATATGTCGCCTCAAGCCCTTCAACGAGCAATCCTTGGGCGAAGGCCAAATCGGTTGAGTTGATCTCTGATGGGTCAAGTCCGCGCAACTCGTAGAAATCGAATGTAGCGCTCGCCATCTCGGCATCAATTACGATCTCATCCAAGGTAAACGTCGGAAGATCATTTCCTGCGTGATCATGATTAAACCGGCTCACGAACGCCGCGGACCACGCCCCGTTGGCAAACTTGCCGCCGCCGATGCGGCTTACCGTGCCACCGACTGCGGCCGCGGCCACCATGCGTCCGATCTGGCCCTCCTGGCTTCCGTATGGCCCGGCGACCGCTTCCGGAATGAACGACAGCAAGCTGCCCGAGAACGCCCCCAGCGCCCCGTCCCCGAAGCGCCCGCCCCCGGCGGCTGAGACCGCCCCCTGCGTGATGCCGTGCAGCGCCGAGCGGCGAACGTTGTCGAGATTCTCGATGCCGCCGATCTTTCCCGCAATGCCCGCACTCATCATCCCCATCATCCCTGCCTGCGCATTGCCACCACTGGCCAGAAAGCCACTGACAAAGCCGTGTATGAAGGCATTACCCGCCAGCGTCCAGCCGGGGATGAAGTTCATCCCGATCCCGGCCACCTTCATCAGCTTCTTGAGAAAATACCCGCTCGGGTCGGTATAGGAAAGCGGGTTGTTGCCCACATAGGCGTAGCGGTTGAATCCCTGCGTCGAGATGGGAAACTGCACGAACGGGTCCGGCGACAAAAACCGCCCGATCTCGGGGTCATACACCCGCCCGCCCATGTGGATCAGGCCCACCTGGTCCAGATGCTCGTGCATCGTGAACCCGCGCGTCAGCGTGATCGCGGCAATGAACACCCCCGGCGCGGGCGTCTGCCAGGTGCTCGCGGGCCGGCGCTTGCCCCAGGCATCGTACGCCAGCGACTCGACGATCGTGCCCGTCTCGCCGGTGATCACCACCACCGAGCCCAGGTGATCCTTGTGCAGGTAGCGGGTGGTGTTGGTGGTGCTCGCACCGCTGCGCTTGACCGTCGCCACGGTGCGACCGTTGGCCTGGACGTGGTGGGTGTGCTCGACCGTCAGCCCCGCCTCGCGGCGCTCGTAAAGCGCAGAGCCATACAGCGTCAGCACCGTCTGGCCGTCGATGCGCGCCGACTGACGGAACATCGCCCGGTCCCCACCGGGGCCGTACCAGTACTCGGCGTGGTTGTTGCCGTCGCGCTCCATCCGCCGCGGCTTGTTGAAGCTCCACCAGCTCACCGTGCGCGCCCCGGGACCCGTCACCTGGGTCAGGTTGCCGTTGGCGTCGTAGCTGTAGCTGCGCGTCCCCGCGGGCGTGGTGACCGCCGAGACCTGGTGCGGACGGTTGGCGTGCGTGTACTGGTAGTTCGTGAAGCTGCCCTTCGACAGCATGTTGCCCACCGCGCTGTACTGCACCGTCTCGCTGCCCAGCACGCTGCCGGCCGCCGTCTTCAGCGTCACCGTCTGCAGGCGCCCCAGATCGTCGTACAGCAGATCCTCCCGCCGGTTCACCCTGTAATCGGCGCGCTGCTCCAGGTTGCCCACCCGGTCCCAGGCCATGCCCAGATCCTGCACCGAGACGGGGTTGCCCGCGCTGCCCGTGGCAATCGTCTCCACCAGCCCCGTCGCCGGGTTCACGTAACGCTGCGTGTACAGGGCGTTGCCCAGCTTCTCGCGCGTCACCGAGCCCAGCGCGTCCACTTCCAGGGCTTCCCAGTAGCGCGTGCCCGTACTGCCGTCGGGCTGACGCTCCCGCACCAGATACAAATGTCCATAGCGGTAATAGTGATCTACCCGCAGCCGACCGGCATCGGGCGGGCTGGCGCTGCAGGGCGCGGCGCAGTCCACCGACGGATAGCGGATCTGGGAGACCTGCCCGAGCGCATTGTAATCGTAGCGGGTCCAGAACCAGATGCCGTTGACGTACCGCGCACTGTGGCGCAGTTCTCCGCCCTCGGCGGTGTACCAGAACGATTCACGGTAGCCATGCAGACCGGTGATATCCGTGACCCTGCCGCGCGCCGGTCCGTGCGCAGTGTTGTCGTAAGTCCAGGTCGTGCTCCCTTCCGGCTCGCTGCGCGTCTTGATCCGGCCCAGCACGTCATACGTCATACTGACCGTTACGCTGTTGGCGTCCGTCTGGGACGTCAGCTCGCTCGGCGCCGCGCCCAGCGGCGGCGCCGCCAGGCTGTCGCAATGCGCCGGCTCCGCCCCCGCATACTCGTGCCGGACACGGCCGAGCTGGTCGTAATGGCGCACCGTCCAGCAGGCGCCTGCGTCGATACCGGGGCGTCCATTGCTCGGTGACAGCATCCCAGGCAATTAAAGATTCGCAAGCCAGGGCCCCGGGGCCCTGGAAAAGAGCCATTTCGGGGCAAATCGAGTTTGGGCAAAGGTCACTTTTTCCGCGTTTTGACCAGAGGTCATTTTCAGCGGTCACGATTCAGGGCAGAGGTCATCTGCCTCGAGCAGGGGAACTCGCGATGAAGTTTCAAGGCCCCACCAGGGCTCAGGGAAGGCCCCAGTGTCTATCAGGTCGTCCTAAAATTCACGTAAGTGCCTGATTTAATTGGCGCGCCCGAGAGGATTCGAACCTCTGACCTCTGCCTCCGGAGGGCAGCGCTCTATCCAGCTGAGCTACGGGCGCAATGCGGAGTCGGGCATGATACCGGTAACCGTTATGACCGTCCACGACCCTGACACGGAGTTTGGCGGTCCACCGGCATGGCCCTATAATTCCAGCCTCGCCGGGCCGACAGGGCCGGACCGGCCCACCAACATGCAGGGGATACCGCGTTGAGCGCAGTAAGCGATCGCAAGTTCGTCGATACATTCATGGTGGTGCTCGGCATCCTCGTCGTGATCTCGGTGGCGATCTACGCCTTGTCGTCCTTCATCGCGGGACGCACCCAGGAGGTGCATGTGCGCGAGGACGCGGCGTTCCAGCAGCGCATCGAAGAGCGCATCGAACCGATCGGGCAGGTCGCCGTCGCCGGTCAGGACAACAGCGGGCTGCGGGATCCGGGCGGCGCCGCGGCGACGGTCGCCGCCACGTCGGCGCCCGCCCCCGCCGCGGCCGCCGAGACACTCGATGGCGAAGGCGTTTACAACGCCGCCTGCACGGCCTGTCACGGACCGGGGATCGCGGGTGCACCGAAGACCGGCGACGCGACGGCCTGGGCGCCGCGCATCGACAAGGGCATGGACACCCTCGTGCAGCACGCGATCGAAGGCTTCCAGGGCGACGCCGGCTACATGCCGCCCCGCGGCGGCTACTCGAACCTCAGCGACGAGGAGGTGCGCGACGCCGTCCAGTACATGGTGGACGCGGTCGGCAGCTAATCGTCCGCCAGCATCGAGCGGAGTCCGGCGATCGCGCTGTGCGCCCGGTCCCGGGTCTCTTCAGCACTCAGCTCGACGCGCCCTTCCCACTCCAGCGCCTCGGGCGGCAGCTCCTCAAGGAAGCGGCTCGGGGCGCATTCCAGCGTCTCGCCGAAACGCTTGCGGCGCCGCGCGTAGGTCATCAGCAAGCGCTGCCGCGCCCGCGTGATGCCCACGTAAGCGAGGCGCCGCTCTTCTTCCAGCCCCGGGCCCTCCAGGTTGGCGCGATGCGGCAGCAACTCCTCCTCGCAGCCGACCAGGAACACCGTCGGGAATTCGAGGCCCTTGGCAGCATGCAGGGTCATCAACCGCACGCGGTCGTCCTGCGCATCCTCTGACTGGCGGTCGAGCATGTCCATCAGCGACAGCTTGCGCAGCGCGTCGGCGAGCGTCGCTTCGTCATCGCCCCGCGCGGCCCGGCCCAGCCACTCCAGCAATTCGCCGAGGTTCTCGTTGGCCTTTTCGGCCTGGCGCGGATCGCGCGCGTTCTCGAACAGCCAGTCGCGGTAGCCCAGCTCGTCGATGAGCTCTCGCGCCAGCGCGTCCACGGGCACGCCGTCCTCGGCCTCGTCCCCGAGTTCGATCATGCGCCGCGCGAAACCGTGCAACCGCTCCACGGTGCGGGACGGCAACACGCTGTGCAGGCCCGCCTCCAGGCTGGCGGCGAGCAGCCCGAGGCCGCGACTGGAGGCCCATGCGCCGAGCTTCTCGAGCGTCGCCGTGCCGATCTCCCGCCGCGGCACGTTGACGATGCGCAAAAAGGCCGCGTCGTCGTCGGGGTTGGCGATGACGCGCAGGTACGCGAGCACGTCCTTGACCTCGGTGCGATCGAAAAACGAGGTCCCCCCGGTCACGGAGTAGGGAATTTCGAGGGTACGCAGCGCCTGCTCGAACGGCCGCGCCTGGAAGTTACCGCGGTAGAGCACGGCGAAGTCGCGCCACTCGCCGCCGCGTTCCATGCGCATGCGCATGATCTCCATGGCCACGCGGTCCGCTTCGTCGGTGCCATCGCGTGCCACGAGGACGCGGATGCGGTCGCCCGGTCCGTGGGCGCTCCACAGGCGCTTGTCGAACAGGTGGGGATTGTTGGCGATGAGTCCGTTGGCGGCCGAGAGGATCCGCCCGGACGAGCGATAGTTCTGCTCCAGCTTGATGACTTTCAAAGCCGGGTAGTCGGCGGCGAGACTGCGCAGGTTGTCCGGCCGCGCGCCACGCCACGCGTAGATCGACTGGTCGTCGTCGCCCACAACCGTAAACGCGCCGCGCTCGCCGACCAGCTGGCCCATGAGCTGGTACTGGGCGAAGTTGGTGTCCTGGTACTCGTCGCCGAGCATGTACTGGATGCGGTCCTGCCAGGCCTCGAGGACCTTCGGCAGCTCGCGGAACAGGAACACGGGCCGCACGATCAGGTCGTCGAAATCCAGCGCGTTGTAGGCCTGCAGCGCGCGCTGGTAACTCGCGTACTGCAGCGCCCGGGCCTGCTCGAGCGGGTCTGCGGCGGCCGCCAGCGCCGCCTCGGGCGAGACGAGCTCGCTCTTCCAGGCCGAGAACGCCGTGCAGGCCGCATCGATCGTGCTCTCGGTGTCGGCGTTGTCGTTCTTCAAGAGCTCCTTGACCAGGCTGCGGCTGTCGTGGGCGTCGAAAATGGTGAAGCCGCGCTTGTAGCCGAGATTGCCGTATTCGCGCCGCAGGATGTTCAGTCCCAGCGTGTGGAAGGTGGAGACCTTCAACAGCTTCGCGGTGTCCGCGTCGAGCATCGCGCCGACGCGCTGGCGCATCTCGCGCGCCGCCTTGTTGGTGAAAGTCACCGCGGCGATGCCGTAGGCCGGCACGCCCCCGGCGACCAGCGCGGCAATCTTTTCCGTGATGACGCGCGTCTTGCCGCTGCCGGCGCCGGCCAGCACGAGCAGCGGGCCGGCCGTGTAGCGCACGGCTTCGAGCTGGGCGGGATTGAGGGACATGGGCGGGGATTCGACGACGCGTGAAGAGCGCGGATCATACCCGATGCGCCAGAAAAAAGAGGGGCCTCGCGGCCCCTCTCAAGCGCCGGCTCCCGGCCGGCCGGTCATCGGCAAGTAGACACCCTCTCGCTGATCCGTTGCAGATCGAGGGCTAGCGCAGGTCGAAGCGGTCCGCGTTCATCACCTTGGTCCATGCGGCGACGAAGTCCTTGATGAACTTCTCCTGGTTGTCGTCCTGGGCGTAGACCTCGGCGTAGGCCCGCAGGATGGAGTTCGAGCCGAACACGAGGTCGGCGCGCGTCGCCGTCCACCTCACCTGGCCCGTCTTGCGGTCGCGGATCTCGTAGAGATTCTTGCCCGCCGGCTTCCACTCGTAGGCCATGTCGGTCAGGTTGACGAAAAAGTCGTTCGTCAGCGCACCGACGCGGTCGGTGAACACGCCGTGCTGCGAGCCGCCGTGGTTCGTGCCCAGTACGCGCATGCCGCCGACGAGAACCGTCATTTCCGGCGCCGTCAGGCCCAGCAGCTTGGTGCGGTCGAGCATCAACTCCTCGGGCGCGACGTCGTATGCCGAGTTGAACCAGTTGCGGTAGCCGTCGGCGAACGGCTCGAGCACCCCGAAAGAGTCCGCGTCGGTCGTCTCGTCGGTGGCGTCTCCGCGGCCGGGCGCGAAGGGCACGGCGATGTCGGAGCCTGCAGCCTCGATCGCCTTCTCGATACCGACGACACCCGCCAGCACGATGACGTCCGCGATGCTGGCGCCGGCGTCCCGGGCGATCGGCTCGAGCACGTCGAGGACCTTCTTCAGCCGCGCCGGCTCGTTGCCCTCCCAGTCCTTCTGCGGCGCAAGGCGGATGCGGGCGCCGTTGGCGCCGCCGCGCATGTCCGAGCCGCGGAAGGTGCGGGCGCTGTCCCACGCGGTCGAGACCAGTTCGGCGACCGAGAGCCCGCTGGCGGAGATTTTCGCCTTCACGGCGGCCACGTCGAAGTCAGTGTTGCCGGCGGGAACCGGATCCTGCCAGATGAGGTCCTCGGCGGGAACCTCGGGGCCGATGTAGCGCTCCTTCGGGCCCATGTCCCGGTGGGTGAGCTTGAACCAGGCGCGCGCGAAGGTGTCACGGAAATATTCCGGATCGTTGCGGAACCGCTCCATGTACTCGCGGTAAGCCGGGTCCATCTTCATCGCCATGTCGGCGTCGGTCATGATCGGGTTGCGGCGGATCGACGGGTCGCTGGCGTCGATCGGCTTGTCTTCCTCCTTGATGTCGACCGGCTCCCACTGCCAGTGTCCGGCGGGGCTCTTCTTCAGCTCCCACTCGTGGTCGAGCAGCATGTCGAAATAGCCCATGTCGAACTTCGTCGGCTCTTTCGTCCAGGCGCCTTCGATGCCGGAGGTCACGGCCTTACTGGCCACGCCACCCATCTCGGGGTTCATCCAGCCCATCCCCTGGTTCTCGATCTCGGCCGCTTCCGGCGCCGGGCCCAGGTTCGAGTCGAGCCCGTTGCCATGGGCTTTGCCTACGGTGTGGCCACCGGCGGTGAGGGCTGCGGTCTCCTCGTCGTTCATCGCCATGCGGGCGAAGGTCACGCGCACGTCATGCGCCGACTTCAACGGATCGGGCTTGCCGTCCCGCCCTTCCGGATTGACGTAGATCAGGCCCATGTGGACCGCACCGAGCGGCTCCTCCAGGGACTCCGGGTCTTCCTCGTTGGCGTAGCGGAGGACGCTCTCGGCCAGCCACTCCTTCTCCGAACCCCAGTAAACATCCTGCTCGGGCTCCCAGATGTCCTCGCGGCCGAAGCCGAAGCCGAAAGTCTTGAGGCCCATCGACTCGTAGGCCACGTTGCCGGCCAGGATCATGAGATCGGCCCAGCTGAGCTTGTTGCCGTACTTCTTCTTGATCGGCCACAGGAGGCGGCGGGCC
It contains:
- a CDS encoding RHS repeat-associated core domain-containing protein yields the protein MRHYDQLGRVRHEYAGAEPAHCDSLAAPPLGAAPSELTSQTDANSVTVSMTYDVLGRIKTRSEPEGSTTWTYDNTAHGPARGRVTDITGLHGYRESFWYTAEGGELRHSARYVNGIWFWTRYDYNALGQVSQIRYPSVDCAAPCSASPPDAGRLRVDHYYRYGHLYLVRERQPDGSTGTRYWEALEVDALGSVTREKLGNALYTQRYVNPATGLVETIATGSAGNPVSVQDLGMAWDRVGNLEQRADYRVNRREDLLYDDLGRLQTVTLKTAAGSVLGSETVQYSAVGNMLSKGSFTNYQYTHANRPHQVSAVTTPAGTRSYSYDANGNLTQVTGPGARTVSWWSFNKPRRMERDGNNHAEYWYGPGGDRAMFRQSARIDGQTVLTLYGSALYERREAGLTVEHTHHVQANGRTVATVKRSGASTTNTTRYLHKDHLGSVVVITGETGTIVESLAYDAWGKRRPASTWQTPAPGVFIAAITLTRGFTMHEHLDQVGLIHMGGRVYDPEIGRFLSPDPFVQFPISTQGFNRYAYVGNNPLSYTDPSGYFLKKLMKVAGIGMNFIPGWTLAGNAFIHGFVSGFLASGGNAQAGMMGMMSAGIAGKIGGIENLDNVRRSALHGITQGAVSAAGGGRFGDGALGAFSGSLLSFIPEAVAGPYGSQEGQIGRMVAAAAVGGTVSRIGGGKFANGAWSAAFVSRFNHDHAGNDLPTFTLDEIVIDAEMASATFDFYELRGLDPSEINSTDLAFAQGLLVEGLEATYQISLIKFTVMRGVGATRLLPQRLRLAAKTIGRTARGAKLLEATLRRADLDSPYIAEPVRVKIIQNFRSEFLTRRHDGVYPAYSLRTGR
- a CDS encoding c-type cytochrome; protein product: MSAVSDRKFVDTFMVVLGILVVISVAIYALSSFIAGRTQEVHVREDAAFQQRIEERIEPIGQVAVAGQDNSGLRDPGGAAATVAATSAPAPAAAAETLDGEGVYNAACTACHGPGIAGAPKTGDATAWAPRIDKGMDTLVQHAIEGFQGDAGYMPPRGGYSNLSDEEVRDAVQYMVDAVGS
- the katG gene encoding catalase/peroxidase HPI, which gives rise to MSNETKCPVMHGANTIAGKSNIAWWPNALNLDILHQHDAKSNPLGQDFNYSEEVKKLDFDAVKRDLEALMTDSQDWWPADYGHYGGLMIRMAWHSAGSYRQFDGRGGGGTGNQRFAPLNSWPDNGNLDKARRLLWPIKKKYGNKLSWADLMILAGNVAYESMGLKTFGFGFGREDIWEPEQDVYWGSEKEWLAESVLRYANEEDPESLEEPLGAVHMGLIYVNPEGRDGKPDPLKSAHDVRVTFARMAMNDEETAALTAGGHTVGKAHGNGLDSNLGPAPEAAEIENQGMGWMNPEMGGVASKAVTSGIEGAWTKEPTKFDMGYFDMLLDHEWELKKSPAGHWQWEPVDIKEEDKPIDASDPSIRRNPIMTDADMAMKMDPAYREYMERFRNDPEYFRDTFARAWFKLTHRDMGPKERYIGPEVPAEDLIWQDPVPAGNTDFDVAAVKAKISASGLSVAELVSTAWDSARTFRGSDMRGGANGARIRLAPQKDWEGNEPARLKKVLDVLEPIARDAGASIADVIVLAGVVGIEKAIEAAGSDIAVPFAPGRGDATDETTDADSFGVLEPFADGYRNWFNSAYDVAPEELMLDRTKLLGLTAPEMTVLVGGMRVLGTNHGGSQHGVFTDRVGALTNDFFVNLTDMAYEWKPAGKNLYEIRDRKTGQVRWTATRADLVFGSNSILRAYAEVYAQDDNQEKFIKDFVAAWTKVMNADRFDLR
- a CDS encoding UvrD-helicase domain-containing protein yields the protein MSLNPAQLEAVRYTAGPLLVLAGAGSGKTRVITEKIAALVAGGVPAYGIAAVTFTNKAAREMRQRVGAMLDADTAKLLKVSTFHTLGLNILRREYGNLGYKRGFTIFDAHDSRSLVKELLKNDNADTESTIDAACTAFSAWKSELVSPEAALAAAADPLEQARALQYASYQRALQAYNALDFDDLIVRPVFLFRELPKVLEAWQDRIQYMLGDEYQDTNFAQYQLMGQLVGERGAFTVVGDDDQSIYAWRGARPDNLRSLAADYPALKVIKLEQNYRSSGRILSAANGLIANNPHLFDKRLWSAHGPGDRIRVLVARDGTDEADRVAMEIMRMRMERGGEWRDFAVLYRGNFQARPFEQALRTLEIPYSVTGGTSFFDRTEVKDVLAYLRVIANPDDDAAFLRIVNVPRREIGTATLEKLGAWASSRGLGLLAASLEAGLHSVLPSRTVERLHGFARRMIELGDEAEDGVPVDALARELIDELGYRDWLFENARDPRQAEKANENLGELLEWLGRAARGDDEATLADALRKLSLMDMLDRQSEDAQDDRVRLMTLHAAKGLEFPTVFLVGCEEELLPHRANLEGPGLEEERRLAYVGITRARQRLLMTYARRRKRFGETLECAPSRFLEELPPEALEWEGRVELSAEETRDRAHSAIAGLRSMLADD